The candidate division WOR-3 bacterium sequence ACCGACTCGGTGATCGACACAGTGACCAGCCTAAGGCTGGTGGCGATTGTTTATGAGGACAGTGTGCCTTATTACTCATTTTTAGTCGGGGACACAACCTATTCACCGATGACAGTACGTCAGGTTATTGGTGATAGTTTCGGCATCCCGATTAACCTTAAGTTCGGACAGGATTTTGACACATTACTGGCAACCAGTGTCAGTGGCTATAATCCCGATCGCGTGGGTGTGGTGGTTTCGGTTCAGGATTTTGCTACCAAGGCGGTGTTGCAGACTGCGGTCAAAAGAAGAATTAAAAGAGGGGAGGCAAGATGAGAAGAGAATTTATGATTTTGGCAGCCCTGATATTTGCCCTAAGTGCGGTACGCGCTGAGGAAAAGGAAGAACCCAAGTATGAAAAGGCGCCTGACTTTACCCTCCTTGATATCAAAGGCAATGAGGTTACCCTTTCTGAACTCTTAAAAAACGGACCGGTATATATGGAATGCTGGGACTTGCCCTGCGTCAACTGCATTGCCGAACTGGATGCACTTGTCCCGGTCTACGACTCGCTGAAAGAGCGGGGCTTGCAGATTATCGCCCTTTCGGTTGATAAGCCCAGTGATGAGGGAAGGGTAAAGGCGTTTGTCTCTTCGAAAAAGTGGCCGTATATTATTCTCCTTGACCAGGAGCAGAAAGTGAAAAAGGCGTATAACATCATCATCAAACCCACCGCCTATCTGATAAATATGCAGGGCGAGATTGTCTATACCCATATCGGGTATAAGAAGGGCGACGAGAAAAAAATCGCTGAGGAGATAGGCAAATGGCTACCTGAGGAAGAAAAAAAAGAGGAGCCAACTGGCGAGGACACTCAGGAACATAAATGAGCAGGCTTGTCCCGAGCGACTGGAAAAGGCGTTCCTCCACTGGGGTGGCGATGGGGGAGCCGAGGAGTAGACGGTGCCGGTGACCCCTCTCCTCCTCACCATCGCCATCTTCGCTGCTGACTTTACCATTCAGGGTGTCAACCGGGCAGAATTCTGGGGGTATCAGGAGCAGTGGGCAACCCATTTTGAAGATAAACTGGATTTAACCGCCCGCTACGCCGATTTTGATGCCGAACTGGGCATTCTTTTGTTTGAGCCATCAAAGCATAGCCCCGCGGTGCGGAGACCCTTGCGCCTGTTTGATTACTCCATTGGCTATAATCCGCAGGAACTGGAAATCAGATTGGGCAGATTCTTTACCACCTTTGGTCAAGGTCTGACGCTCTCCTCCTCGTCCGATGACGACTTCCGGCATTACAAAAGCCTACACGGGCTTATGGGCAAAATAAACCTGCCTTTCAAAAGCGAAATAACCCTTCTTGGTGCCAGATTACGCGATGTCTTTTTTCAGGAAAACACCTATAAAATAATGAATGAACTTGATACCACCGACCAGGTCTTGGGTGCGAATTTGACTTCAAGACCAAGGAAGTTTTTCGCATTTGGTTCAAGGTATGTCCGGATTAACCGCGATGTTGACCCAAGCGCAAAGGCATTTACCGAACTCTTTGGCGGTGATGTCCGGTTGGATTTCGGCCCAGCGATGATAGGTGGTGAGGCGTGCTGGCGGTTGGGAACAAGACCAGGGATTGGCGGCAGGGAAAAGGGCTTTGGTTATCTAATAAATACCGGTATCAGCCTTGCCGGGATTTCCTTTGTCGGGCAGTTCGTTGATTACACCCGCCTCGGGTTTCCCTCTGGAGTTTACCATTACAATGACCCGCCCACACCAATAAAATCCGGGGTGGCAATCAACCGTGGTGTTGATGAACGGGGTTTTGGCCTGCAGGTCTCAGGGATGCCCTTAACCGCACTTTATCTTGAAGCCAACTTAGGCAGGCTTTTTGTCCACGACGACACCAGCGCCGGTGTGGTTGAAGCCGAGGCAAAGGTGCGCTATTCACTTGGCACTAACTGGACATTTGAAGGCAAGTTCAATCATATGCTGCAAAAAAACATTGAATTAGGAACATACCAGCGCATCACCGACCGACCGAGTATCATGATTAACTATCTCTTCGGTCAACATACCATTGCCCTTGAGGCAGAGTTCGGCTGGGTTGATGAAAGGCCGACCGATACCGCCAAAGGTGCGCACTGGCTGTATCACGAACCGCTCATCTCTTTCAGCTATGGCTGTGGTGAAAAGTGGCTCTTTACACTTGGCTGGCAGGGTGTTGACAAGGACTCGCTCAAGCGCTATGACAACCAGAAATCCTGGCCTATATTTGAAACGGTTTACAACATCAATGAGCGCAATGTCCTCAGACTAAGAATAGGTGCGGAAAAGGGCGGCTACACCTGTTCGGGCGGGGTCTGCCGTTATGAGGCACCTTTCCGGGGTGTGAAATTACAGTTAATCAGCCGAATATAAAATGCGGCGGTTTATCATAATTGCCTTAGCAGCTGTCGGTGCCGCAGCAGTAGCCCTCGGTATCAAATTAGGGATGCTAACGGTTATCCACGGCTTTGCCTCCCAGATATGACTCTCCTGTATGGGTCTCGTGTAGACCCTTGAGATATGCCTAAAAGAAGAATCGCACCCTACCGTATCGGTCAGATTGCCGCTACCATTATCTTAAACGGCTACATCCTTGCCTATATTCAGAATAAAATCATTTATTCTGGCTTTCTCAAATCAATCCCTGAACCGGTTCTTAACTGCTATGGCGGACCTCTTTCTGTCTTTGCCTGCCCGCTCGGCTCTCTACAACAGATTATTGGAATGAAAGGCACTTACTGGTGGCAGAATGTTCCCTGGGTGATAATTGGTTTTTTTGTCCTTATCGGTGCGTTTGTTGGTAGAACCGCCTGCGCCTGGGTTTGCCCTTTTGGTTTGTGGCAGGACTTACTTTATAAAATTAAATCAGGACCCCGCGCAAAGGCAAAACGCTGGATTTCCTTTGCCATCATTGGCTTCATCGGCTTGATTGCGGTAATATTGCTTACCATTTTTATCCATATCGCTATCTGGAAATCACTCCTTTTTGCCTGGCTGCCGTTTATGGTGCTTCTGCTTTATACTCCCCTCAAGGGAAAAAGCGACTTGCCAAAACGCTGGTGGCTTGGCGGAATGATTGTTGGGATTGGACTCGGGCTTTTAGTTGCCTTCAAGCATGAAATCAACCTCGGCATTGCCAGCGGCGTAATAGCAATGACACTTTTCAGCCTTGTTGGTGGTCTACCGGTTATCTTAATTGCTGCACCCCTTGGTTTTGCTCTCAGCCTTTTTGGCAAACCGGTTCATCTCGGTCCGTTTGCCGGTGCAGAACTTGGGCTTTTGTTTGTTCTTATCTCAGTGCTGATAGTTCTTTTGCTCGACCGATTGGTGAAGGTGTCTCTGCCCGCAACCGGTCTAAAATTCGCCTTTTTACTCCTTGTTGCCGTTGTTGTGCCATTTCTTACTGCCGAACCCTGGTTCTGCAAACTCTGCCCTCAGGGAACCCTTGAAGCCGGAATCCCTCTGGTCCTCTGGGACCCGGTTCAGGGATTGCGGGCGCTTGTCTCTTGGCTTTTTTATCTCAAGGTCGGCATTCTCCTTTTCGTCATCTGGGCAGCGATTACAATCAGGCGCCCTTTCTGCCGCCTTGTCTGCCCGATTGGCGCGGTCTACTCCCTCTTTAACAAGATAAGCCTAATGCGGTTAAAACTTGATGCCGCCACTTGCAACCAGTGCAAAATCTGCCGCCGGGTCTGTCCCACCGATATTGAGCCTTTTGAGGACCCAAACCAGGCAGAATGCATCCGTTGTTTTGAATGTGTCTGGAACTGTCCGCGCCGCGCCTTGAAGATTACCACATAAAAGGTGCGTAAACCCTCCTGGCTCAAAACCAGACTGCCTCTTGGTGAAGAGTTCAACCGGGTCAATGCCATCATTTCAAAGTACAACCTTAACACCGTTTGCAGCTCTGCCCGCTGCCCCAACCTTAGCGAATGCTGGAACTCAGGCACCGCCACAATCATGCTTTTGGGTGATATCTGCACCAGGCACTGCCGTTTCTGCTCTGTTAAAACCGGCAACCCTCAGGGTAAAATTGACCCTGATGAACCTCAAAGGGTGGCAAAGGCGGTAAAGGAACTGGGCTTGAAATATCTGGTTTTAACCTCGGTTGACCGTGATGACCTTTCTGACCTCGGTGCAGGTATCTTTGCCCGAACGGTCAAAATCCTGAAATCTCAAAACCCTCAAATCAAAATAGAGGTCCTTGTTCCTGATTTCGGGGGAAGGGAAGAGTTGCTCCACCTCGTGGTTGATTCCGGTCCGGATGTCTTCGCACATAACCTTGAGACGGTTGAGCGGCTCTCAACTTTGGTCCGTGACCACCGCTCATCCTATCACCAGTCGCTTGGGGTGCTAAAAAAGGTCAAAAATATGGCGCCTACCCTCCTGACCAAGAGCGGCTTGATGCTCGGACTGGGCGAGACAAAACAAGAGGTCTTGCAGACCCTTGCAGATTTGCGCAGTGCCGGCTGCGATATTGTTACAATCGGTCAATACCTTCAACCCAACCGTAGATGCCTACCGGTTGCCCTTTACTGGACACCTGATGAGTTCAAGGAAATTGAAGCGGAGGGAAGAAAAATGGGCTTCAGACAGGTTTTTGCCGCACCCTTGGTGCGCAGCTCCTATCAGGCAGAAAAAATCTTCTTTGATGAACGGGCTTAACCAGAGCGCAATCAACCGCGGTCTGAAAATCTCAATCATTGAAGGCACATTTGCCACCCTTTACACCACCCTTGCCGGCGGTATGTTCCTTGCCGGACTTGCGCTTTATCTTGGTGCCAACTCATTTCAAATCGCCCTTTTGAGCGCCATCCCCGCCTTAGTGAGCGGTTTCAGTTTTCTTGCCGGTTATCTTGTGCGCCGGGTTGGTGCGCGCAAACCAATAGTTCTCTGGACCGCGGGACTGGGCAGGACGGTCTATCTCTTGTTTGTCCCCTTCCTCCTCCTTGGCATCAGATTTAAAATAGAACTCTTCCTCTTGGTGGTAATGCTCTCCAGCGTTCTGATGGCGATTGCCGGCACGGTCTGGACATCCTGGATAAGCGACCTGGTGCCTGAAGAAACAAGAGGAAGGTTTTTCGGTCTGCGCAATGCCATCCTCAATGTCAGCGGTGTCTTTGTTGCCTATGCTGCGGGCAGGGGAATGGACTGGTTAAAGGCGTGGGGTCAGGAGGTCTCCGGTTATGCGCTTGCCTTTACCCTTGCGGTCAGTTTCGGTCTGGTCTCAACCCTTCTTTTAACCCGCCAGCCCGAGCCACACCTGCCCAAAAGACCAGCACCCAGTTTGAAGGAGATATTCATCGGTCCCTTGCACGAGCCCCAGTTCCGGCGCCTGACCGTCTTCCTTGGGGTCTGGTTTCTCACCGGCACCCTCGCATCGCCATTCTACCTTGTCCATCTTATCAAAAATTTGCACTTCAGTTTTGCCGCCATCGCCATCTACTCAATGATTGGCGGCGTCATCGGTGTCCTTTTCCAACTCTTCTGGGGCAGGGTCATTGACCGGTTTGGCTCAAGACCGGTTACGGTCTTCAACTTTGCCCTTGTCGGTCTGATGCCCTTTCTCTGGCTTTTTGCAACACCAAAGTTCCGCCTGCCCATCTGGATAGATGCGGTTCTTAACGGCACGGTCTGGACCGGTGCCAACCTCGGACTCTGGAACCTCCTCTTGGATTTGGCAGACAACCCGGTGCGCAAGGAGAGTTACTTTGCCATCTACTCGGTCGTTACCGGCTTGGGTGCATTCATCGCCGCCATCTTTGCCGGCACGGTCGCTCAGCTCCTCTCCCCCTTTCACCTCACCCTCTTCACCCTTGACTTCTACAACTACGATATAATGTTTCTCCTTGCCGGCATCGCCCGGTTTGCCTCTTTGCCGTTGCTGCTAAAGGTCCAAGAACCCGGGAGCAAGCCTGTCCGCTACACCATCAGGGTTCTTGGCAACTTTGCCCTCTGGCGCCTGAATGCGGGCAAGGATACCGTCCTTGAGGCGCTGGGCATAAAATCAAAGGAT is a genomic window containing:
- a CDS encoding TlpA disulfide reductase family protein, with translation MRREFMILAALIFALSAVRAEEKEEPKYEKAPDFTLLDIKGNEVTLSELLKNGPVYMECWDLPCVNCIAELDALVPVYDSLKERGLQIIALSVDKPSDEGRVKAFVSSKKWPYIILLDQEQKVKKAYNIIIKPTAYLINMQGEIVYTHIGYKKGDEKKIAEEIGKWLPEEEKKEEPTGEDTQEHK
- a CDS encoding DUF6029 family protein, whose protein sequence is MPVTPLLLTIAIFAADFTIQGVNRAEFWGYQEQWATHFEDKLDLTARYADFDAELGILLFEPSKHSPAVRRPLRLFDYSIGYNPQELEIRLGRFFTTFGQGLTLSSSSDDDFRHYKSLHGLMGKINLPFKSEITLLGARLRDVFFQENTYKIMNELDTTDQVLGANLTSRPRKFFAFGSRYVRINRDVDPSAKAFTELFGGDVRLDFGPAMIGGEACWRLGTRPGIGGREKGFGYLINTGISLAGISFVGQFVDYTRLGFPSGVYHYNDPPTPIKSGVAINRGVDERGFGLQVSGMPLTALYLEANLGRLFVHDDTSAGVVEAEAKVRYSLGTNWTFEGKFNHMLQKNIELGTYQRITDRPSIMINYLFGQHTIALEAEFGWVDERPTDTAKGAHWLYHEPLISFSYGCGEKWLFTLGWQGVDKDSLKRYDNQKSWPIFETVYNINERNVLRLRIGAEKGGYTCSGGVCRYEAPFRGVKLQLISRI
- a CDS encoding 4Fe-4S binding protein encodes the protein MPKRRIAPYRIGQIAATIILNGYILAYIQNKIIYSGFLKSIPEPVLNCYGGPLSVFACPLGSLQQIIGMKGTYWWQNVPWVIIGFFVLIGAFVGRTACAWVCPFGLWQDLLYKIKSGPRAKAKRWISFAIIGFIGLIAVILLTIFIHIAIWKSLLFAWLPFMVLLLYTPLKGKSDLPKRWWLGGMIVGIGLGLLVAFKHEINLGIASGVIAMTLFSLVGGLPVILIAAPLGFALSLFGKPVHLGPFAGAELGLLFVLISVLIVLLLDRLVKVSLPATGLKFAFLLLVAVVVPFLTAEPWFCKLCPQGTLEAGIPLVLWDPVQGLRALVSWLFYLKVGILLFVIWAAITIRRPFCRLVCPIGAVYSLFNKISLMRLKLDAATCNQCKICRRVCPTDIEPFEDPNQAECIRCFECVWNCPRRALKITT
- the lipA gene encoding lipoyl synthase, with the translated sequence MRKPSWLKTRLPLGEEFNRVNAIISKYNLNTVCSSARCPNLSECWNSGTATIMLLGDICTRHCRFCSVKTGNPQGKIDPDEPQRVAKAVKELGLKYLVLTSVDRDDLSDLGAGIFARTVKILKSQNPQIKIEVLVPDFGGREELLHLVVDSGPDVFAHNLETVERLSTLVRDHRSSYHQSLGVLKKVKNMAPTLLTKSGLMLGLGETKQEVLQTLADLRSAGCDIVTIGQYLQPNRRCLPVALYWTPDEFKEIEAEGRKMGFRQVFAAPLVRSSYQAEKIFFDERA
- a CDS encoding MFS transporter, with the protein product MNGLNQSAINRGLKISIIEGTFATLYTTLAGGMFLAGLALYLGANSFQIALLSAIPALVSGFSFLAGYLVRRVGARKPIVLWTAGLGRTVYLLFVPFLLLGIRFKIELFLLVVMLSSVLMAIAGTVWTSWISDLVPEETRGRFFGLRNAILNVSGVFVAYAAGRGMDWLKAWGQEVSGYALAFTLAVSFGLVSTLLLTRQPEPHLPKRPAPSLKEIFIGPLHEPQFRRLTVFLGVWFLTGTLASPFYLVHLIKNLHFSFAAIAIYSMIGGVIGVLFQLFWGRVIDRFGSRPVTVFNFALVGLMPFLWLFATPKFRLPIWIDAVLNGTVWTGANLGLWNLLLDLADNPVRKESYFAIYSVVTGLGAFIAAIFAGTVAQLLSPFHLTLFTLDFYNYDIMFLLAGIARFASLPLLLKVQEPGSKPVRYTIRVLGNFALWRLNAGKDTVLEALGIKSKD